The Salinirubellus salinus genome segment GGGCGTGGAGGTGTCGACGGCCGACGGCCACCTGCTCGCGCTGGGCGTCGAACACCGGCCCGAGCCGGGGCGACCGCTCGCCGAGACGGTCGCGACGGTCCGCGAGTGGGGCGGCCTCGCGGTGGTCCCCCACCCGTTCCAGCGGACGCGACACGGCGCCCGACCGCCCGCTATCTCCGACTGCGACGGCGTGGAGGTGTACAACGCCCTGCTGATGACGGGGGTCAGGAACCGTCGGGCGAGACGGTTCGCCGACCGCGAGGGGTACCCCCACCTCGCCGGGAGCGACGCACACGTCTCCCGGATGGTCGGCCGGGCCTACACCGAGGTGGGACTCGACCCCCGTGGCGACCCGAGCGAGGTCGACCCCGGGGAACTGCTCGACGCGATTCGACAGGGCCGGAGCGCCGCTCGCGGTTCCCGGACACCCGTCGCCCGCTACGTCCGGAAGTTCGCCACCAACGCGGGACTGAAGACGGGTGCCGGCCTCCGGTCGGCGCTCGGCCGGTGATGGACCGACCGACCGGCACCTCGCTGTTCACCTCCCGGGCGGCCCGTCGCGGCGCGCTCGTCCGGGTCGGCCTCCTCGTCCTCGTGGTGGCCGGTGCCGGCGCCCTGCTCGTGACGCTGGTCCCGGCGCTGACCGACCCCGAGCGGTTGCGCGCCGAGGTCCGGGCGTTCGGCCCGTACGCCCCGCTGGCGTTCGTCGCGCTCCAGACCGTGCAGGTGGTGATCGCGCCGATCCCGGGCCAGTTGCTGGGGGGTGTCGCCGGTTACCTGTTCGGCGGCCTCGCGGGGAGCGGCTACTCCCTGCTCGGGGTCGCACTGGGGAGTGCGCTCGCCATCGGCGCGACCCGCCGGTTCGGCCGGTCGTACGCCGAGCGCGTCCTCGACGAGGACGTCCTCGCCCGCTTCGACGCGGTCGTCGACGCCGTCGGCGAACCGGGGCTGTTCGTCATGTTCCTCCTCCCGGTCTTCCCCGACGACGCGCTCTGCTTCCTCGCCGGCCTGACCGAGATCCCCGTCTCGCGCCTGCTCGTGCTCGTCGTCGTCGGCCGGGCACCCACGTTCGTCCTCGCCGCCTACCTCGGCGGGAGCGTCGCGGAGTCGAACCTCCTGCTCGCGGGACTGCTGGCGGCCACGATGGCCGTCCTCGCCGTCGTGGGCTACCGACACCGCGAGGCGCTCGTGGCCGCCGTCGAGGGGTGACCCGAACAACTATCTGAACGGTTGCTCAATCGTAGGTATGGACGGGACCGCAGCGCGGCTGGCCGGACTGCACGACCTGGACACCGTGGCGCTCGACGCGCTGGACGAGATGGGGGGTGCGCGATGAGCGACCGGAAGCGCCTCGCGTTCGTCTGCGTGCAGAACGCTGGCCGCTCGCAGATGTCGGCCGCGTTCGCCCGCCGGGAGGTCGCAGCGCGCGGGCTTGACTGGGAGATTCTCACGGGGGGCACCCACCCGGCCGACGGGGTCCACCCCGAGGTCGTCGAGGTGATGGCCGAACTCGACGTCGACCTCTCCGAGGCGACGCCGCAGCGACTCACCGACGAGGAACTCTCGACGTGCGACGTGGTAGCGACGATGGGGTGTTCGACCCTCTCGCTCGACGCCGACACGGACGTCCGGGACTGGGCGCTCCCGGACCCCCACGGGGAGGACGTCGACCGGGTGCGCGAGATACGCGAGACGGTCCGGGAGCGGGTCGCCGACCTGTTCGACGAACTCAAGGCCGAGACGGCGACGGCGAGCGAGGACTGAGCACTCGGCCGCTCCCCCGACCGCTCGCTCCCGGCACACGCCAGCACACGGCTTTTATACTACGATAACCGAGAGTAACCGTGGCGAAGGACTCACTCAGTGACGTCGCCGGACTGCCGGACGAACTCGGCCTCGACGAGGCGTTCGCTCAGGAACAACAGCAGTTGACCGTCCGCGTCGAGTCGCGGCGGTACGGCAAACCCATGACCATCGTGGAGGGGTTCGACGACGACCTCACCAGCGCGAGCGACCTGAAGGAACTCGCCTCGGACCTCAAGAAGGCCGTCGGCGCGGGTGGCACCGTGACCGAGGGACATATCGAGATCCAGGGCGACCAGACCGAACGGGTGCGCGAGATCCTCGCGGACCGTGGCTACTCCGTGACCGGCTAGACCGTTTCTGACGGGGTTTCGGTGCGGTTGTCGTTGGCGCGTGGAGCCTCGGCTGCAGCGTCGATCCGAGCGACAGTTGGCAGACGAGGGCGTCGCGGAACGGAGCGGACGACGGAGACAGCCGAGACAGCGCGCAGACGCGCGAATCGCGGTACGTGGGAGACCGCACAGCGACCGCCCCGCAGAGCGGCCGGTCCGGCTGGAGGCCGGACACGGCAGGCCTGCCCTTCCCCGGACTCGAACCCGGCCGCCAGAGGCCGTCAGCTCTCGTCGGTCATCGCCACCGCACCGCCAACCGCCCCCACCGCCCGTAACCCCAAGTACCAGGACGGGACCACTCCGGCCCAGCGATGGCCGACCACCACCACCCGGAGCGACCGTGAGCAGCCGTGCCCTCGTCGCCTACGAGCGACCCGACGGCCGCTACGACACCCACGAGGCCCGCGGCGAACTGCTGGGGAGTCGCATCACCACCCGGACTCCCTTCGGCGGTCGGGACCGCCCCGTCGAGCCCGTGCCGACCGAGCGTGGCGTTGACCGGGCCGCACTCGCCGCGCGGGTCGCGTTCGGCCGCCACGAGGCGCTCGTCCTCGTCGCCCCCGACTACGACACGCGGACGTTCGTCGCGCTCCCGTTCGGGGTGCCGGACGCGGCGAGCGGTACGGGAGCCCTGGTCGAGAGCCACGGCCCGGGCGACGAGTCGTGGCTCCGCGGCTGGGTCGGGGGCTTCCGGGGAGCGCTGGCCGAGGCGTCGGCACGCGGGCTCGACGCTGGCGAGGCGAGCGACCTGCTCCGGGCGGAGGCGGCGGGGTTCGAGCGCGAGGGGCGGACCGTGCTCCGGCCGGGTGGGTCGTGAGCGTCCCGGCGGGCGACGCGGACGGTGAGGCTTTTGCCTCGCCGCCGGATAGCGTCGGGAGTGACAGACGCGGACGCCGATGCCGACGCCGCCCCCGAGCCGACCCCCGCCGCGGGCGTGGAGACGCTGGTCGACCCCACCGCCGAGGCGGCCCACGCGCTGCTCGAGCGTCGCCTCGACGGCGAGACGCTCGTCACCGTCTACGGCCGCTGTACCGTCGAGTACGACGGCCGCGCGGCGTCCTCGCTCGGCCCCGGCGACCGACTCCTCGTCCTCAAACCGGACGGGACGGCGCTCGTCCACACCACGGAGAACCAGAAGCCGGTGAACTGGCAGCCCCCCGGTTGCACCCACGAGGTGTCGCTGGTCGACGGGGGCCTCCGGGTGCGCTCGGAGCGCTCGACCCCCGCGGAGGAACTGCGCGTCGCGTTCGAGACGGTCGAGCAGGTCTCGGCGTTCGACGCCCGCGACGAGGAGGACCTCGCGCTCACGGGGACGGAGGAGGACCTCCGCCAGCGCATCCTCGACGACCCCGACCTCGTGGAGTCTGGGTTCCGGCCGCTGGCGACCGAGCGCGAGACGAGCGCCGGCGCCGTCGACGTCTACGGCGAGGACCGCGAGGGCCGGACGGTGGTGCTGGAGTTGAAACGACGGCGGGTCGGACCGGACGCGGTCGGGCAACTGGTGCGCTACGTCGAGGCGCTCCGTCGGGAGTTGCACACCGACGCGGAGATCAGGGGGGTGCTGGTCGCGCCGAGCGTGACCGACCGGGCGCGGGAGTTGCTGGGGGAGGAGGGGCTGGAGTTCGTCTCGTTGACGCCTCGGGCCTCGGACGACTGAACGCCCGTCTCTGCTGGTGGTTCGTATCGAGGCGGTTCGCCCGGCGAGCAGACGCGCGAGTCACGGCACGACTGAACCCGCACAGCACCGCCCAGCCCAGTCCTCACGCCTCCCCAGCCGATTGCGTTCCTCGGCTCGCTCCACTCGCCTGCGGTACTCATCCCTCGCACGGGCCGTTCGCTGGCCTCACGCCGTTCGGCACCGCTCACGGCGCGCGCCACGTCGACAATCCAGCCTCCCGAGACACCCCCGTTTCCGGTCGAACGCGCCCGACTACTCGCGCTCCTCGGCCCTGCGTTTCAACGCCGCGAGCGTGTTCAGCGCCTCCACCGGGGTGGTGTTCCCGATGTCCACCTCGCGGAGGCGTTCGAGGAGTTCGTCGGGTGCGTGGTGCCCGTTCGTCGCCGGTTCCACGTCACTGGCACTGTGACCGTTCGACGCTTCCTCCGGCCCGAGCAACGCCCGCGCTCGCTCGACCACCGAGTCGGGCACCCCGGCCATCCGCGCCACGTCGACGCCGTAGGAGGCGGTGGCAGGTCCCTCGCGCACGTCGTGGTCGAAGGTGACGCTTCCGCCCTCGCGGGTCGCCGAGAAGTGCCGGTTCCGTGCGCGCGGGAGCGAGTCGGCGACGGCCGTGAGGTCGTGGTGGTGCGTGGCGAACAGGGTGAACGCCTCGGTCTCGTCGTGGAGGTGCTCGGTCACCGCGCGGGCGATGGCGAACCCGTCGGCCGTGGAGGTGCCGCGGCCCACCTCGTCCAGCAGGACGAGTGAGTCCTCGCTGGCGTGCTGGAGGATGCCCGCGAGTTCGTCCATCTCGACCATGAACGTCGAGCGGCCGCCGGCGATGTCGTCGCTCGCGCCCACGCGGGTGAAGATACGGTCGAGGACGGGCAGGCGTGCGGACGCGGCGGGGACGAAACTCCCGATCTGCGCGAGGACGCAGACGAGGGCCACCTGCCGCATGTACGTCGACTTCCCGCTCATGTTCGGGCCGGTCAGGACCGTCACCGGCGCCTCGCGCGGGAGGTGCGCGTCGTTCGGGACGAACGACTGCTGGGTCCGCTCGACGACGGGGTGCCGGCCCCGCTCGACGTGGACGCTGTCGGTCTCTCCAACCTCGGGCCGGCAGTAGTCGTGCTCGGCCGCGACGGTCGCCAGCGAGACGAGCGTGTCGAGTTCCGCGACGGCGTCGGCGACCCGCTGGACGCGCTCGGTCTCGTCGCCGACGGCCGCCCGGACCTCCCGGAACAGTTCGTACTCGAGGTCGTCGGCCCGGCCCTCGGCCCGGACGATCTCGTCCTCGCGCTCCTTCAACTCGGGCGTGTAGTACCGCTCGCTGTTCTTCAGGGTCTGGCGGCGCTGGTAGTCCTCGGGCACGCGGTCGGTGTTGGCCTTCGTCACCTCGATGTAGTAGCCGTGGACCTGGTTGAAGCCGACCTTCAGCGAGTCGACGCCGGTGCGTTCGCGCTCCTCGGCCTCCAACGAGTCGATCCAGCGTTTCCCCTCGCGTTCGGTCTGCCGGAGTTCGTCCAGTCGCTCGTCGTACCCCTCGCGGACGACGCCGCCCTCGGTGAGCTCGATGGGTGGGTCCTCCGCGACGGCCTCGTCGATGGTCTCACGGACGTCTTCGAGGGGGTCCAGTCGCTCGTGCAGGTCACGGAGTCGGTCGCTCTCGGCACCGGCCAGCGCCTCGCGCAGGGCCGGGACGACGGCGAGGGTGTCGTGGAGCGAGCGCAGGTCGCGTGCGTTCCCGCGCCCCCGCGAGATGCGGGCGATGAGTCGCTCCACGTCGTAGACGTCGTGGAGGCGCTCGTGGAGGAACTCCCGCGTGGAGAGGTCGCCGACGAGTTCCTCGACGGCCCCCTGTCGCGCCCGGATCTCGTCGGTGTCGAGCAGCGGTCGGCGGAGCCAGTCGTGGAGCCTCCGGCGGCCGAGCGCGCAGGCCGTCTCGTCCAGCACGTCGACGAGCGCGGTGCCCGTCGCGCCGTGGACCGACCGGCGCTCGAACAGTTCGAGCGAGCGCAGGGCGACCGCGTCCAGCAGCATGTACTCGCGCGGGTCGTAGCGCGTGAGGTGCGTGAGGTAGTCGAGTCGGTCGCGTTCGCCCTCGTCGGTGGTCCCTCTGGCGTACTCGGCGTACGCGAGCAGGGCGCCGCAGGCCCGAATCTCGGCGGGCGAGGCGAGGAGCGTCTCCGGCCGGCCGAAGTAGTCGCTCACGCGCTCGTGTGCCCGGTCGAACCCGAACGCCCCGGCGTCGTACGGCGTGACCATGCAGTCGCCGCCGAATACCTCGCGCGCCTCGGGGACCGAGACGTCCGGGCCGACGACGGCCTCGGCGGGGTCGAACCGGCCCGCCTCGTCGCGCAGCGTGGCCGCGTCCGTGGTGCCGGTGGCGTAGAAGTCACCCGTCGAGACGTCCAGCATGGCGAGGCCGTAGCCCTCCTCGCCCTCGACCAGTGCGGCGACGAAGTTGTTCTCGTCGCCCCCGAGCAGTTCGGCCTCGGTGAGCGTGCCGGGCGTGACGACGCGTGTGACCGCCCGCTCGACCGGTCCCGTGGCCTCCTCGGGTTCCTCCACCTGGTCGGCGACGGCGACGCGGAAGCCCGCGTCGAGGAGGGTCTCGATGTACCCCTCGGCGTTGTCGACGGGGATGCCGGCCATCGGGTAGCGGCCGGTCGAGTCCTCGCGCTTGGTGAGGGTGATCTCGCAGACGCGGGCGGTGACCTCGGCGGCGTCGCAGAACGTCTCGTAGAAGTCGCCCACCTGGAAGAGGACGAGCGAGTCGTCGTAGCGGGCACAGAGGTCGCGGTACTGGGTGAGCATCGGGGTGAGTTCCCCCTGCATCGCCTCGGGCGCGCCCAGTGCCGCCTCCGTGTTCATGGACGTGTGGTGTCGTTCGGCTCCTAAATCTCGCTCGGTCTCTAGGGGTCGGTCTTATCGGGTGTGAGGTGGGTTTGTGTGGGCCGGTGTAGGTGCGGCCGTGTCGTGTCGTGTCGAGCGAGGTGACTAGCGCGGTACGAAGAGAATCGCCCAGCACAGCCCTCACGCCTCCCCAGCCGATCCCTTCACTCGCCTCACTTCGCTCGTCTCGTTCAGTCATCCCTCGCACGAGCCGTTCGCGGGCCTCACTCCGTTCGGCACCGCTCACGGCGCACGCCACGTTGAGAATCCAGTCTCTCGGGACACCCCCGTTTCCCGTCGAACGACCCCGCCCCGAACCTCATTACCCTCCCCGTCATCCCCCAACCGTGCACGTCTGTATCGTCGGTGGCGGCATCGTCGGCCTCGCCAGCGCTCACGCACTCGCCACGCACGGGGCCGCGGTGACGCTCGTGGAGCAGGGTCACCTCGGCAGCGGGTCGACCGACCGCGCCGTCGGTGGCATCCGCGCGCAGTTCTCCCGGCCGGAGAACGTCCGGCTCTCGCTGGCGAGCACGACCGTCTGGGAGACCTTCGAGGAGCGCTTCGGCGTCGACATCGGCTACCGGCGCGAGGGCTACCTGTTCCTCGCGCGTGGCGAGGAGACCGCCGCCGCCCTCCGCGAGTCCGCGGGGATGCAGGCCGACCTCGGGGTGCCCGTGGCGGTGCTCTCCCCGACCGAGGCGACCGAGCACTGCCCCGAACTCCGGGCCGACCGCTACGCGCTGGCGACCTACTCGCCGACCGACGGCTGGGCCGACCCCCACCTCGCGGTACAGGGGTACGCCAGCGGGTGCCGGGCGGCAGGCGTCGACCTGCGGACCAGGACGGCGGTGACGGACCTGCTGACCGACGGCGAGCGCGTGGTGGGCGTCGAGACGGCCGATGGCGAGGTCCGGGCCGACCACGTGGTGAACGCCGCAGGGGCGTGGGCCGCTCGCCTCGCCGCGATGGCCGACCTCGAGGTGCCGGTCTCGCCCCGCCGCCGGCAGGTCGCGGTCGTCGACCCCGAGACGCCCCTCCCCGAGTCGGTCCCGCTCGTCGTGGACCTCGAATCCGGGTCGTACTTCCGCCCCGAACGCGAGGGCCGGGCGCTCGTCGGCGGGCACTTCGCGACGGCGGACGACCCCGCTGACCCCGACCACTTCCGCGAGAAGGTGGACACCGACTGGGCGGTCACGGCCGTCGAGCGGGCGGGCGAGACGGCCCGTTACTTCGGGCCGGAGACGCGCCTCCGGAGCGGGTGGGCCGGACTCTACGCCGTGACGCCGGACCACAGCCCGATTCTGGAGAGGACTGTGCCGGGGTTCGTGCAGGCCGTCGGGTTCTCCGGCCACGGGTTCCAGCACGCCCCGGCGACCGGACAGGTGGTCGCCGACCTGTGTCTCGGCGGGGAGACCGACCTCGTCGACCTCGGGGCGTTCCGTGGCGACCGGTTCGACGGTTCGACGACGTCCGAGTCACACGTCGCCTGATCGGTGCACGACGGTCTCACGGCTTCACAACGCTTTTGTCCGCGCACGGTAGAGCGTGACACATGCCCACCGACCCACGCGACGGGCGTCACGTTCCCCGACGAGCGACGCGGCCACGGGTCGGCTTCTTCTTCCGCGACTGACCGGGGCGGACTGCGCGGCGACGCCGAGGGGCGTCCCGCGACGGGAAACCCCGGTCACGGATGCGGAACCGCTAACTGACAGACCACCACAGACACACCCAGTAGATGCCACGTAGACTCCCGGAGACACAGGTCGTCTTGCTCGAAGCGGCGAGCGCGACCGACGAGAAGACCGTCGACCGACTGGCCGAGGAGACCGGCGAGAAGGTGGAGACGCTCACCCGCGCCGCCTTCGAACTCGCCGACGAGGGCCTCCTCGCCGTCACCGAACGCACAGCACAGGACCTCTCGCTGACCGACGAGGCCCGCGAGTACCTCGAATCGGGGCTCCCCGAGCGCCGGCTCTACGACGCCGCACTCGACGCCGGCGCCGACGAGGAGTCCGTCTCGCTCGGACGAGTCATCGGCGCTTCGGGCCTCGAAGGCCCCGAGGTCGACATCGCGCTCTCGAACTTCGCCCGCAAGGGGTTCGGGAGCATCGACTCGGGCGAGATATCGGTCGCGCCGTCGGGGCCGGAGGTTGACCCGGAGGCCGACCCCGAGGCCGAGGCGCTCGCCGTCGTCGGCGACGACGGCGCCGACGCGGGCTACCTCGACGAGAACGTCCTGAACCGACTCGAATCGCGCGACCTGCTCGTCCGGAGCGAGACGACCGTCCGCTCCGTGACCCTCACGGACGAGGGGGTCAACGCCATGATGGAGGGGCTGGAGACCGCCGAGACGGTCGGACAGGTCACCTCCGAGATGCTCACCTCGGGCGAGTGGCGCGACGTCGAGTTCGCCGAGTACAACGTCGAGGCCGATTCGGAGGTCGAGTACGGCGGGCGGAAACACGTCCTCCGGCAGACTGCCGACCGCGTGAAGGACGTCCTCGTCGGGATGGGGTTCGACGAGATGCAGGGCCCGCACGCCGACGCGGAGTTCTGGATCAACGACTGCCTGTTCATGCCGCAGGACCACCCCGCACGGACCCACTGGGACCAGTTCGCGCTGGACCTGCCGCCGATGAAGGACCTCCCCGAGGACCTCGTCGCGCGCGTCGAGGACGCCCACCGGAACGGCGTCGGCGAGGACGGCGACGGCTACCACTCGCCGTGGACCGAGGAGGTGGCCCGCGGCGTGGACCTCCGGGGCCACACCACCTCGCTGTCGATGCGGTACCTCTCGGGCCACGAGGTCGGTGACCTCGAACCGCCCCAGCGGTACTTCTCCGTCGAGAAGGTCTACCGGAACGACACGCTCGACCCGACCCACCTGCTGGAGTTCTTCCAGATCGAGGGCTGGGTGATGGCCGATGACCTCTCGGTGCGTGACCTGATGGGGACGTTCACCGAGTTCTACGAGCAGTTCGGCATCACGGACATCGAGTTCAAGCCCCACTACAACCCGTACACGGAACCCTCGTTCGAGCTGTTCGGCACCCACCCGGAGACGGGCGAGATCGTCGAGATCGGCAACTCCGGCATCTTCCGCGAGGAGGTCCTGCGCCCGCTCGGCGTCGAGTGTGACGTGATGGCGTGGGGGCTCGCGCTGGAGCGCCTGCTCATGCTCATGTACGGCTTCGAGGACATCCGCGACGTCCACGGGACGCTGTGTGACCTCGACCTGCTGCGGACCACGGAGGCGGTCTACTGATGCCGGTCGTCGACGTCGACCCCGACGAGCTGCGGCGGCTCACGGGCCACGAGGAGAAGGACGACGAGGAGCTCAAGTCGGACCTGTTCGCGCTCGGGCTGGAGTTCGAGGGCGAGACGGAGGACGGCGAGTTCCAGCTGGAGTTCGCCCCCGACCGACTGGACCGCCTCAGCGTGGAGGGGGTCGCCCGGTCGCTGCGCTACCAGTACGGCGACGACCGCGGGGTCTACATCCCGACCACGAACAGCGCCGAGTGGGTCATCGAGGTGGACGAGTCGGTCCCCGAGGAGCGCCCGTACGTCACGGGCGCCATCGTCCGCGGGCTGGACATGACCGAGGAGAAACTGGAGTCGCTCATCCAGTTGCAGGAGAAGCTCCACGCGACGATGGGGCGCAAGCGGGCGAAGGGCGCCATCGGCGTCCACGACCTCGCGATGCTGAAGGGTCGCGCCGGCGCGGGCGAGGGTGACAAGCCCAAGTCCATCACCTACCGTGGCGTGGACCCGGACGGCGACCGGTTCGTCCCGCTCGACGCGGACACGGACATGACCCCGCGCGAGGTGCTGACCGACCACGACACGGGCGCGACGTACGCACCGCTCGTCGAGGACCTGGAGCGGTTCCCGGCCATCTACGACGACGTGGGGCTGTTCTCGTTCCCGCCGGTCATCAACGGCAAGCGGACCGAGGTGGACGAGGGGACCCGCGACGTGTTCGTCGAGATGACGGGCACCGACCAGTGGACCATCGACCGGATGCTCAACATCGTCTGCTACGCGCTCGACGCCCGCGCGGGGCGCGTCGAGCTGGTGGACGTGGAGTACCCGGACCGCACCCTCGAGCGGCCGGACCTCTCGACGGACACGAAGACCGTCGCGCACTCGCGCATCGAGTCGGTGCTCGGCATCCCGCTGGACTCGGAGGCGGTCGTGGACCTGCTGGAGCGCTCGGGCCTCGACGCGACCGTCGAGACGGACGAGGAGGCCGGGACGGTCACCTACGAGGCCGGTATCCCGCCCTACCGCGTGGACGTGCTCCACCCGCTCGACGTGGTGGACGACGTGGGTCGGGCCTACGGGTTCAACGACCTCGAGCCGCGCTACCCGGACGTCTCGACGGTCGGCGGGCGCCACGAGCGCTCCCGCGTCGAGGACGCGGCCCGCGACGCCCTCGTCGGCCTCGGGTTCGAGGACCTCCTGAACTTCCACATGATCAGCGAGGCGGAGAACTTCGACCGCCTCTCCGTGGCGCCCGGTGACGGCTACGGTGCCGAGGAGCCGGTGACCATCACCGAACCCTACAGCGAGGACTACACCATGTTGCGGACGTGGGCGCTCCCCTCGCTGCTGATGGTCCTGGAGAACAACACGCACCGGGCGTACCCGCAGGACCTCGCGGAGATCGGCCTCGCGGCCCACCGCGACGACGCGGAGAACACCGGCGTCGCCGAACACCGGACCGTCGCCGCGGTGCTCGCCCGGAGTGAGGCCTCCTACGAGGACGCCAAGTCGCGGCTGGTGGCACTCGCGCGGGCGTTCGGCACGGCGGTCGAGACGCCCGCCACCGAGCACCCGTCGTTCATCCCGGGCCGCGTGGCCGACGTGGTGGTGGACGGCGAGACGGTCGGTGTCATCGGCGAGGTGCACCCCGAGGTCGTCGTGGAACACGACGTGGAGGTGCCCGTCGCGGCGTTCGAACTTCGGCTCGACGCGCTGCGGTAGGACTCCGGCGGTTCTCGGTTCGGCGCCTCTTTCCGGTGTGGCAGTTCGAGTGCTTGGTTCAGCGAGCAGACGCGCGAATCGCGGTACATCTGAAACAACACGCAGAGCGGCCGGGCCACCGCGGGGGCGGCGGCCACGGCTGGCCCTGCCCTCCCCCGGACTCGGACAGCCACGGCTTCGCCGTGGCGTCCTCGCCGGCCGCGCTTCCCGCTTCACCAAGTGAACCACGTGGCCTGCGGGTCCCGCGAACGCCAGTGAGCGAGGACTCGCAACGGGGAAGGGCAGGGCACGCCGTGTGCGCCCGCGAGGGCGCACCGGCCGCTCTGCGGTGCGGTTGCTGTGCGGTTTACCATGTACCGCGCTAGTCTCCCCGTTCGTCGTCACAGAGCACACCGTCACGCTCGTCTACACAGGAACCGTAGCACACCCGCCCGTCGCCACAGAACCCGAACCACGTGCCCCCACACCACCCAG includes the following:
- a CDS encoding CehA/McbA family metallohydrolase; the encoded protein is MRFDPHVHSRWSYDSSASVHDLLAAAADAGLDAVAVTDHDAVEGSLRAAALAPEYGLLGVPGVEVSTADGHLLALGVEHRPEPGRPLAETVATVREWGGLAVVPHPFQRTRHGARPPAISDCDGVEVYNALLMTGVRNRRARRFADREGYPHLAGSDAHVSRMVGRAYTEVGLDPRGDPSEVDPGELLDAIRQGRSAARGSRTPVARYVRKFATNAGLKTGAGLRSALGR
- a CDS encoding TVP38/TMEM64 family protein; the protein is MDRPTGTSLFTSRAARRGALVRVGLLVLVVAGAGALLVTLVPALTDPERLRAEVRAFGPYAPLAFVALQTVQVVIAPIPGQLLGGVAGYLFGGLAGSGYSLLGVALGSALAIGATRRFGRSYAERVLDEDVLARFDAVVDAVGEPGLFVMFLLPVFPDDALCFLAGLTEIPVSRLLVLVVVGRAPTFVLAAYLGGSVAESNLLLAGLLAATMAVLAVVGYRHREALVAAVEG
- a CDS encoding low molecular weight phosphatase family protein, giving the protein MSDRKRLAFVCVQNAGRSQMSAAFARREVAARGLDWEILTGGTHPADGVHPEVVEVMAELDVDLSEATPQRLTDEELSTCDVVATMGCSTLSLDADTDVRDWALPDPHGEDVDRVREIRETVRERVADLFDELKAETATASED
- the yciH gene encoding stress response translation initiation inhibitor YciH is translated as MAKDSLSDVAGLPDELGLDEAFAQEQQQLTVRVESRRYGKPMTIVEGFDDDLTSASDLKELASDLKKAVGAGGTVTEGHIEIQGDQTERVREILADRGYSVTG
- a CDS encoding DUF6735 family protein, which codes for MSSRALVAYERPDGRYDTHEARGELLGSRITTRTPFGGRDRPVEPVPTERGVDRAALAARVAFGRHEALVLVAPDYDTRTFVALPFGVPDAASGTGALVESHGPGDESWLRGWVGGFRGALAEASARGLDAGEASDLLRAEAAGFEREGRTVLRPGGS
- the nucS gene encoding endonuclease NucS, whose amino-acid sequence is METLVDPTAEAAHALLERRLDGETLVTVYGRCTVEYDGRAASSLGPGDRLLVLKPDGTALVHTTENQKPVNWQPPGCTHEVSLVDGGLRVRSERSTPAEELRVAFETVEQVSAFDARDEEDLALTGTEEDLRQRILDDPDLVESGFRPLATERETSAGAVDVYGEDREGRTVVLELKRRRVGPDAVGQLVRYVEALRRELHTDAEIRGVLVAPSVTDRARELLGEEGLEFVSLTPRASDD
- the mutS gene encoding DNA mismatch repair protein MutS: MNTEAALGAPEAMQGELTPMLTQYRDLCARYDDSLVLFQVGDFYETFCDAAEVTARVCEITLTKREDSTGRYPMAGIPVDNAEGYIETLLDAGFRVAVADQVEEPEEATGPVERAVTRVVTPGTLTEAELLGGDENNFVAALVEGEEGYGLAMLDVSTGDFYATGTTDAATLRDEAGRFDPAEAVVGPDVSVPEAREVFGGDCMVTPYDAGAFGFDRAHERVSDYFGRPETLLASPAEIRACGALLAYAEYARGTTDEGERDRLDYLTHLTRYDPREYMLLDAVALRSLELFERRSVHGATGTALVDVLDETACALGRRRLHDWLRRPLLDTDEIRARQGAVEELVGDLSTREFLHERLHDVYDVERLIARISRGRGNARDLRSLHDTLAVVPALREALAGAESDRLRDLHERLDPLEDVRETIDEAVAEDPPIELTEGGVVREGYDERLDELRQTEREGKRWIDSLEAEERERTGVDSLKVGFNQVHGYYIEVTKANTDRVPEDYQRRQTLKNSERYYTPELKEREDEIVRAEGRADDLEYELFREVRAAVGDETERVQRVADAVAELDTLVSLATVAAEHDYCRPEVGETDSVHVERGRHPVVERTQQSFVPNDAHLPREAPVTVLTGPNMSGKSTYMRQVALVCVLAQIGSFVPAASARLPVLDRIFTRVGASDDIAGGRSTFMVEMDELAGILQHASEDSLVLLDEVGRGTSTADGFAIARAVTEHLHDETEAFTLFATHHHDLTAVADSLPRARNRHFSATREGGSVTFDHDVREGPATASYGVDVARMAGVPDSVVERARALLGPEEASNGHSASDVEPATNGHHAPDELLERLREVDIGNTTPVEALNTLAALKRRAEERE
- a CDS encoding NAD(P)/FAD-dependent oxidoreductase gives rise to the protein MHVCIVGGGIVGLASAHALATHGAAVTLVEQGHLGSGSTDRAVGGIRAQFSRPENVRLSLASTTVWETFEERFGVDIGYRREGYLFLARGEETAAALRESAGMQADLGVPVAVLSPTEATEHCPELRADRYALATYSPTDGWADPHLAVQGYASGCRAAGVDLRTRTAVTDLLTDGERVVGVETADGEVRADHVVNAAGAWAARLAAMADLEVPVSPRRRQVAVVDPETPLPESVPLVVDLESGSYFRPEREGRALVGGHFATADDPADPDHFREKVDTDWAVTAVERAGETARYFGPETRLRSGWAGLYAVTPDHSPILERTVPGFVQAVGFSGHGFQHAPATGQVVADLCLGGETDLVDLGAFRGDRFDGSTTSESHVA
- the pheS gene encoding phenylalanine--tRNA ligase subunit alpha, producing the protein MPRRLPETQVVLLEAASATDEKTVDRLAEETGEKVETLTRAAFELADEGLLAVTERTAQDLSLTDEAREYLESGLPERRLYDAALDAGADEESVSLGRVIGASGLEGPEVDIALSNFARKGFGSIDSGEISVAPSGPEVDPEADPEAEALAVVGDDGADAGYLDENVLNRLESRDLLVRSETTVRSVTLTDEGVNAMMEGLETAETVGQVTSEMLTSGEWRDVEFAEYNVEADSEVEYGGRKHVLRQTADRVKDVLVGMGFDEMQGPHADAEFWINDCLFMPQDHPARTHWDQFALDLPPMKDLPEDLVARVEDAHRNGVGEDGDGYHSPWTEEVARGVDLRGHTTSLSMRYLSGHEVGDLEPPQRYFSVEKVYRNDTLDPTHLLEFFQIEGWVMADDLSVRDLMGTFTEFYEQFGITDIEFKPHYNPYTEPSFELFGTHPETGEIVEIGNSGIFREEVLRPLGVECDVMAWGLALERLLMLMYGFEDIRDVHGTLCDLDLLRTTEAVY